The Solanum lycopersicum chromosome 9, SLM_r2.1 genome window below encodes:
- the LOC138338229 gene encoding uncharacterized protein → MLESRECYGCGETGHIKRYCPKQSYRPPNVRGRGGYGRGRHSGGHGGRGNGDHQNGRGDGQTGATTSQHGRGNGQTSERAHCYAFPRRSEAETSDAVITGNLSVCDCMATVLFDPGSTFSYVSSSFATGLNLPCELLDMPIRVSTPVGESVIVEKAYRSCLVTFVGSNTYVDLVILEMVDFDVILGMTWLSPNFAILDCNAKTVTLAKPGTDLLVWEGDYTSNPLRIVFFLRAKKMVSKGCLAFLAHIRDDTTQVPSIESVSIVREFLDVFPADLPGMPPDRDIDFCIDLEPGTRPISIPPYRMAPVELRELKAQLQELLWKGFIRPSASPWGAPMLFVKKKDGSFRMCIDYRKLNKVTIKNKYLIPRIDDLFDQLQGACVFSKIELRSGYHQLKIRATDVQKTAFRTRYGHYEFVVMSFGLTNAPASFMSLMNGIFKPYLDLFVIVFIDDILVYSKSKKEHEEHLRMVLGNVEKEKALCQILQV, encoded by the coding sequence atgcttgaatccagagagtgttatggatgtggggagactggacacatcaagaggtattgtccaaaacagagttacagacctccaaatgttagaggtagaggtggttatggaagaggccgtcattctggaggacacggtggtcgaggtaatggtgatcaccaaaacggtcggggtgatgggcaaactggagccactacatcacaacatggtaggggcaacggacaaacaagtgagagggcccattgttatgctttccctaggagatctgaagcggagacatctgatgcggtcatcacaggtaatctttcggtttgtgattgcatggctactgtattgtttgatcctggatccacgttttcttatgtatcttcttcatttgctactggtcttaatttaccttgtgaattacttgacatgcctattcgtgtttctactccggtgggtgagtcggtgatagttgaaaaagcatataggtcttgtttggtaacttttgtggggagcaacacttatgtagacttggttatcttagaaatggttgattttgatgtaattctgggtatgacttggctttctccgaattttgcgatcttggattgtaatgctaaaactgtgacgttagccaaacctgggacggatctgttagtgtgggagggcgactacacttccaatccgctTCGTATCGTCttctttcttcgtgctaagaaaatggttagtaaagggtgtttagctttcttggcacatatcagggatgacactactcaagtgccttcgattgagtcagtttcgatagtccgtgagtttttggatgtgttccctgcagatcttcctggtatgccaccagatagggatattgacttctgcattgatcttgaaccaggcactcgccccatttctatacccccttatagaatggctcccgtggagttaagagagttaaaggcccaacttcaagagttgttatggaaaggtttcattagaccaagtgcatctccttggggtgctccgatgttatttgtgaagaagaaggatgggagttttcgaatgtgcatagactaccggaagttgaacaaggtaactattaagaacaagtatctcattcctcgcattgatgacttgttcgatcagttacaaggtgcttgtgttttctctaagattgaattgagatccggttatcatcaattgaagatacgggcaacggatgtgcaaaagactgcttttcgaactaggtatgggcattacgaatttgtggtaatgtcttttggtcttacgaatgcccctgcttctttcatgagcttgatgaacgggatttttaagccatatctggatctctttgtgatcgtattcattgatgatatattggtatactcaaagagcaagaaggaacatgaagagcatttgagaatggtacttggaaatgttgagaaagaaaaagctttatgccaaattctccaagtgtga